One region of Eupeodes corollae chromosome 1, idEupCoro1.1, whole genome shotgun sequence genomic DNA includes:
- the LOC129940753 gene encoding uncharacterized protein LOC129940753, which produces MSKAITNKKQMEILVRLVEENLDIAKGVCAKSQAKPRWEKFASELNGEGPPMRTWEKWLKVWTDFKFNTKKKMSQNKVEQKATGGGPNKLHTFSQLEEAVI; this is translated from the exons at gTCCAAagcaataacaaataaaaaacaaatggaaATTTTGGTCAGATTGGTGGAGGAAAATCTGGACATAGCGAAGGGGGTTTGCGCTAAAAGCCAAGCAAAGCCAAGATGGGAAAAGTTTGCTTCGGAACTTAATGGTGAAGGTCCTCCAATGCGTACTTGGGAGAAATGGCTAAAA GTATGGACAGATTTCAAGTTCAACACCAAGAAAAAGATGTCACAAAATAAAGTGGAACAAAAAGCAACTGGTGGTGGACCAAATAAGCTTCATACTTTCAGCCAATTGGAAGAAGCTGTAATCTAG
- the LOC129950494 gene encoding uncharacterized protein LOC129950494, with protein MPDEDLNKDNTSPLLPAGGGIVHAVSIKLPDFWTKMPAIWFIQVESQFSTRSIVSEETKFHYVVQSLPQDVAASVYDILIQKTQTPYTNIKKALIERHSMSESKRIEALLSGEEMGDKKPSEFYRRLQTLAGQLMIVTESLILKLWKQRLPTLVQVSIKSSSKTKTDELLEIADDIFEVYQKQNSCFSMSSHSERSINELMSINQNLQAEISEIKTMLSNLNFNKRSSRTQNRTPFSRYSDKHSRNRSNSKRNSQTCWFHQRYGNRAIKCSQPCNFKNMNPN; from the coding sequence atGCCTGACGAAGATTTAAATAAGGACAATACATCACCTCTACTTCCAGCAGGAGGCGGAATAGTTCATGCAGTGTCTATCAAACTGCCAGATTTTTGGACGAAAATGCCAGCCATTTGGTTCATTCAAGTAGAATCACAATTTTCCACTCGAAGTATTGTTTCAGAAGAGACAAAATTTCATTACGTCGTTCAATCCCTTCCTCAGGACGTGGCCGCAAGCGTCTATGACATTTTAAttcagaaaacccaaacaccctACACGAACATCAAAAAGGCGCTTATAGAACGACATTCGATGAGCGAAAGCAAGCGAATAGAGGCTTTGCTTTCAGGGGAGGAGATGGGGGACAAAAAGCCTTCAGAGTTCTACAGAAGATTGCAAACACTGGCCGGGCAATTAATGATTGTAACGGAGAGTCTCATACTAAAACTCTGGAAACAGCGTCTTCCCACTCTTGTCCAAGTCTCAATCAAATCGAGCTCCAAAACAAAAACGGACGAACTCCTTGAAATAGCAGACGACATTTTTGAAGtctaccaaaaacaaaactccTGTTTCTCAATGTCTTCACATTCTGAACGATCAATCAATGAACTTATGAGCATCAACCAAAACCTACAAGCCGAGATAAGCGAAATAAAAACTATGCTctcaaatcttaatttcaataaacGTTCTTCACGAACTCAAAATAGAACCCCATTCAGTCGATACTCAGACAAACATAGTAGGAATAGATCGAATTCTAAGAGAAATTCACAAACTTGTTGGTTCCATCAGAGATATGGAAATCGTGCCATAAAGTGCTCACAGCcttgcaattttaaaaatatgaacccAAACTAG